In Streptomyces sp. NBC_00414, a single window of DNA contains:
- a CDS encoding MFS transporter: MSSRIGALPEGLPQGSADPAQHSRTHSRWASLVVLCGGALMTILDGNVVTVAMPAIQSDLGFSSSGLAWIVNAYLIPFGGLLLLVGRLGDLMGRRRMFTAGLALFTAASALCGVATGQGMLIAARALQGVGGAMTSAVVLGMLIALFPEPREQARAIAVFSAVGAAGGALGTLLGGALTQALSWHWIFLVNLPIGVVAWIAALRVLAPDRGAGLGKGADYLGAALVTGALMLTVYAIVGAGQRPVGVTSVLAVVSLTLFVAFTLRQARAARPLLRLRLFRSRPLTGANGVQILMIATMFGFQYIGALYLQRVLGYSELRTGLAFLPAPVLIGVLMLGLSARTIGRFGPYRVLLVGLGLITGGMGLLSRVPVSGSYVADVLPAMSLLAVGFAAAMPAVTGLAMAGVLAEDAGLASGLFNTTQVVGGSLGLAVLTTLAAGRTDGLLRGGESFAVATADGYRLAFTVATGIAVVGFAVAGVVLRPARDPLAPAAPTRSRH, translated from the coding sequence ATGTCGTCCCGGATCGGAGCCCTCCCGGAAGGGCTCCCACAAGGCTCTGCGGACCCAGCGCAGCACTCGCGAACGCACTCCCGGTGGGCGTCTCTCGTCGTGCTGTGCGGGGGTGCGCTGATGACGATCCTCGACGGCAACGTCGTGACGGTGGCGATGCCCGCGATCCAGAGCGACCTCGGCTTCTCGTCCTCGGGGCTCGCCTGGATCGTGAACGCGTACCTGATCCCCTTCGGCGGGCTGCTGCTGCTCGTGGGGCGGCTCGGCGATCTCATGGGTCGCCGGCGGATGTTCACCGCGGGGCTCGCCCTGTTCACCGCGGCGTCCGCGCTGTGCGGGGTCGCCACCGGCCAGGGCATGCTGATCGCGGCGCGGGCACTGCAGGGGGTCGGCGGGGCGATGACCTCGGCCGTCGTCCTGGGCATGCTGATCGCGCTCTTTCCCGAGCCGCGTGAACAGGCCAGGGCCATCGCGGTGTTCAGCGCGGTCGGCGCGGCGGGCGGGGCGCTGGGGACGCTCCTCGGCGGGGCACTCACCCAGGCGCTCAGCTGGCACTGGATCTTCCTGGTCAATCTGCCGATCGGGGTCGTGGCGTGGATCGCCGCCCTGCGTGTCCTAGCTCCCGACCGCGGCGCGGGACTCGGCAAGGGAGCCGACTATCTCGGGGCCGCGCTGGTCACCGGCGCGCTGATGCTCACGGTCTACGCGATCGTCGGTGCCGGTCAGCGGCCGGTCGGCGTCACGTCGGTCCTGGCCGTGGTCTCGCTCACGCTGTTCGTGGCCTTCACCCTGCGGCAGGCACGGGCCGCGCGGCCGTTGCTGCGGCTGAGGCTGTTCCGCTCCCGGCCGCTCACCGGCGCCAACGGTGTGCAGATCCTGATGATCGCGACGATGTTCGGCTTCCAGTACATCGGGGCGCTCTACCTCCAACGGGTGCTGGGATACAGCGAGTTGCGGACCGGGCTGGCGTTCCTGCCCGCACCCGTACTGATCGGGGTGCTGATGCTGGGCCTGTCGGCGCGGACGATCGGCCGCTTCGGCCCGTACCGGGTGCTGCTCGTGGGGCTCGGGCTCATCACCGGCGGGATGGGGCTGCTGAGCCGGGTGCCCGTGTCCGGTTCGTACGTTGCCGATGTGCTGCCTGCGATGTCGCTGCTCGCGGTCGGCTTCGCGGCCGCGATGCCCGCGGTGACCGGGCTCGCCATGGCCGGGGTGCTGGCGGAGGATGCGGGGCTCGCGTCCGGGCTCTTCAACACCACGCAGGTGGTGGGGGGTTCGCTGGGGCTTGCGGTGCTCACGACTCTTGCGGCCGGGCGCACGGACGGGCTCCTTCGTGGAGGTGAGTCGTTCGCCGTGGCAACCGCCGACGGGTATCGGCTGGCGTTCACCGTTGCGACGGGGATCGCTGTGGTGGGCTTCGCGGTCGCGGGGGTGGTGTTGCGGCCGGCGCGGGATCCTCTCGCCCCCGCCGCCCCTACCCGTTCCCGTCATTGA
- a CDS encoding chitosanase, protein MHTPHTPIGSSRRTILALIGASLVAGPVIASSPASAAATGLDDPAKKEIAMKLVSSAENSSLDWKAQYGYIEDIGDGRGYTAGIIGFCSGTHDMLDLVELYTQRKPGNPLAGYLPALRRVDGTDSHDGLDPGYPAAWRRAAQDQAFKQAQNDERDRVYFNPAVQRGKADGIGTLGQFAYYDAIVMHGNGGDSTSFGSIRNRALGRARPPAQGGDEVTYLNAFLDARVWAMKQEEAHSDTSRVDTAQRVFLRNRNLNLNPPLDWQVYGDSFHIG, encoded by the coding sequence GTGCACACCCCCCACACCCCCATAGGCTCCTCGCGACGAACCATCCTCGCGCTGATCGGAGCATCCCTGGTGGCAGGCCCCGTCATCGCAAGCAGCCCCGCGAGCGCCGCGGCCACCGGCCTCGACGACCCGGCGAAGAAGGAGATCGCCATGAAGCTGGTGTCCAGCGCGGAGAACTCCTCGCTGGACTGGAAGGCGCAGTACGGATACATCGAGGACATCGGCGACGGCCGCGGCTACACCGCGGGCATCATCGGGTTCTGCTCGGGCACGCACGACATGCTCGACCTCGTGGAGCTGTACACCCAGCGCAAGCCCGGCAACCCCCTGGCGGGATACCTGCCCGCCCTGCGCCGGGTCGACGGCACCGACTCGCACGACGGCCTCGACCCCGGCTACCCGGCGGCGTGGCGCCGGGCGGCCCAGGACCAGGCCTTCAAGCAGGCCCAGAACGACGAGCGGGACCGCGTCTACTTCAACCCCGCGGTACAGCGGGGCAAGGCCGACGGGATCGGCACGCTCGGCCAGTTCGCGTACTACGACGCCATCGTCATGCATGGCAACGGCGGCGACAGTACGAGCTTCGGCAGCATCCGCAACCGGGCGCTGGGCCGGGCCAGGCCCCCGGCCCAGGGCGGCGACGAGGTGACGTACCTCAACGCGTTCCTCGACGCCCGCGTGTGGGCGATGAAGCAGGAGGAGGCCCACTCGGACACCAGCCGGGTGGACACCGCCCAGCGGGTCTTCCTCCGGAACCGGAACCTGAACCTGAACCCGCCGCTGGACTGGCAGGTCTACGGGGACAGCTTCCACATCGGCTGA
- a CDS encoding nucleobase:cation symporter-2 family protein — MATSGLQHVAAMYAGVVAPPLIVGAAVGLTATELTFLTGACLFTAGLATFLQTLGIWKIGARLPFVNGVTFAGVAPMIAVVNSTDDKRDALPVIFGAVIVAGVLGFVAAPFFSKAVRFFPPVVTGTVITLIGISLMPVAFGWAQGPDPTAHDYGSTTNLGLAGATLVIVLLLRRFTRGFVKQIAVLLGLVAGTLVAVPFGVTDFAPVADAAVVGFPTPFHFGAPQFQLAAIVSLCVVMVVSMTESTADMLALGEIVGRPADEKTIAAGLRADTLGSAVSPLFNGFMCSAFAQNIGLVAMTRIRSRYVVATGGGFLVLMGLCPMAASLIAVVPRPVLGGAGVVLFGSVAASGIQTLVKAGLEKDNNVLIVAVSLAVGIIPITAPEFYHAFPETAKIILDSGISTGCVAAVVLNLVFNHLGGSRECDEVTTPMEPGPGTTSGPAPGTGTGTGQGPEPVAAR, encoded by the coding sequence ATGGCGACCAGCGGTCTGCAGCATGTGGCCGCCATGTACGCGGGAGTGGTCGCCCCGCCCCTGATCGTCGGCGCCGCCGTGGGCCTGACCGCGACCGAACTGACCTTCCTCACCGGCGCCTGTCTGTTCACCGCGGGACTCGCCACGTTCCTGCAGACCCTCGGCATCTGGAAGATCGGCGCCCGCCTGCCCTTCGTCAACGGCGTCACCTTCGCCGGAGTCGCCCCGATGATCGCGGTCGTCAACTCCACCGACGACAAGCGCGACGCGCTGCCGGTCATCTTCGGCGCCGTCATCGTGGCGGGCGTACTGGGCTTCGTCGCCGCCCCGTTCTTCAGCAAGGCGGTCCGCTTCTTCCCGCCCGTCGTCACCGGCACGGTCATCACCCTCATCGGCATATCCCTGATGCCGGTCGCCTTCGGCTGGGCCCAGGGCCCCGACCCGACGGCGCACGACTACGGCTCGACCACCAACCTGGGCCTGGCGGGCGCGACCCTCGTCATCGTCCTGCTGCTGCGCCGCTTCACCCGCGGCTTCGTCAAGCAGATCGCCGTGCTGCTCGGCCTGGTCGCCGGCACACTCGTCGCCGTCCCGTTCGGTGTCACCGACTTCGCGCCGGTGGCGGACGCGGCGGTCGTCGGCTTCCCCACGCCGTTCCACTTCGGCGCCCCGCAGTTCCAGCTCGCCGCGATCGTCTCGCTGTGCGTGGTCATGGTCGTGTCGATGACCGAATCGACCGCGGACATGCTGGCGTTGGGGGAGATAGTCGGCCGGCCGGCGGACGAGAAGACCATCGCGGCGGGCCTGCGCGCCGACACCCTCGGCTCGGCCGTCAGCCCGCTCTTCAACGGCTTCATGTGCAGTGCCTTCGCCCAGAACATCGGCCTGGTCGCGATGACCCGCATCCGCAGCCGGTACGTCGTGGCCACTGGCGGCGGCTTCCTCGTCCTGATGGGCCTGTGTCCCATGGCCGCCTCACTGATCGCCGTGGTGCCGCGCCCCGTGCTCGGCGGGGCGGGCGTGGTGCTGTTCGGCTCGGTGGCCGCGAGCGGTATCCAGACCCTCGTCAAGGCGGGCCTGGAGAAGGACAACAACGTTCTGATCGTGGCGGTCTCGTTGGCCGTCGGCATCATCCCGATCACGGCGCCGGAGTTCTACCACGCGTTCCCGGAGACCGCGAAGATCATCCTGGACTCGGGGATCTCGACCGGGTGCGTGGCGGCCGTCGTTCTGAACCTGGTCTTCAACCACCTGGGCGGAAGCCGGGAGTGCGACGAGGTCACGACCCCGATGGAGCCGGGGCCGGGGACGACTTCGGGTCCGGCTCCGGGTACGGGTACGGGTACGGGCCAGGGTCCGGAGCCGGTGGCCGCTCGCTGA
- a CDS encoding 8-oxoguanine deaminase — MAEGRTTAAGHTAAADRRIVIENCSIATVDADDTEYTSGHLVLAGNRIESLGAGRAPEGLENVVRRIDATGHLVTPGLVNTHHHFYQWITRGLATDHNLFDWLVALYPTWARIDERMTYAAAQGSLGMMARGGVTTAMDHHYVFPQGSGDLSGSIIRAAREMGVRFTLARGSMDRSEKDGGLPPDFAVETLEGALAATEATVDEHHDASFGAMTQVAVAPCSPFSVSTELMRQGAELARRKGVRLHTHGSETIEEEQFCKELFGMGPTDYFESTGWLGEDVWMAHCVHMNDSDIAAFARTKTGVAHCPSSNARLAAGIARVPDMLAAGVPVGLGVDGTASNESGELHTELRNALLINRLGAHREAALNARQALRLGTYGGAQVLGRAPEIGSLEPGKLADLVLWKLDTLAHASIADPVTALVFGAAAPVTASFVNGEQVVENGRLLHVDEDTIARSTRDEAQRLARITAQA, encoded by the coding sequence ATGGCAGAAGGACGCACCACGGCGGCGGGACACACCGCGGCGGCGGACCGGCGCATCGTCATCGAGAACTGTTCGATCGCGACCGTGGACGCCGACGACACCGAGTACACGTCGGGCCACCTGGTCCTGGCGGGCAACCGCATCGAGTCGCTCGGCGCGGGCAGGGCCCCCGAGGGCCTGGAGAACGTCGTACGCCGGATCGACGCGACCGGCCACCTCGTCACCCCGGGCCTGGTCAACACCCACCACCACTTCTACCAGTGGATCACCCGCGGCCTCGCCACGGACCACAACCTCTTCGACTGGCTCGTCGCCCTGTACCCGACCTGGGCGCGCATCGACGAGCGCATGACGTACGCGGCGGCCCAGGGCTCCCTCGGCATGATGGCCCGCGGCGGAGTCACCACCGCCATGGACCACCACTACGTCTTCCCCCAGGGCTCCGGCGACCTGTCCGGTTCGATCATCCGCGCCGCACGCGAGATGGGCGTCCGCTTCACCCTGGCCCGCGGTTCCATGGACCGCAGTGAGAAGGACGGCGGGCTGCCCCCGGACTTCGCCGTAGAGACCCTCGAAGGAGCCCTCGCCGCGACCGAGGCCACCGTCGACGAACACCACGACGCCTCCTTCGGTGCCATGACCCAGGTGGCCGTCGCCCCCTGCTCGCCCTTCTCCGTGTCGACCGAACTCATGCGCCAGGGAGCCGAGTTGGCCCGGCGCAAGGGCGTGCGGCTGCACACCCACGGCTCGGAGACCATCGAGGAGGAGCAGTTCTGCAAGGAGCTGTTCGGCATGGGCCCGACCGACTACTTCGAATCGACGGGCTGGCTCGGCGAGGACGTGTGGATGGCCCACTGCGTCCACATGAACGACTCCGACATCGCCGCGTTCGCCCGTACGAAGACGGGCGTGGCCCACTGCCCGTCGTCCAACGCCCGCCTGGCGGCCGGAATCGCGCGCGTCCCCGACATGCTCGCGGCCGGCGTCCCGGTCGGCCTCGGCGTCGACGGCACGGCGTCCAACGAGTCCGGCGAACTGCACACCGAACTGCGCAACGCACTGCTCATCAACCGCCTCGGAGCCCACCGCGAGGCCGCCCTGAACGCCCGTCAGGCGCTGCGGCTCGGCACGTACGGCGGGGCCCAGGTCCTGGGCCGCGCACCGGAGATCGGCTCCCTGGAACCGGGCAAGCTCGCCGACCTGGTGCTGTGGAAGCTGGACACCCTGGCCCACGCGTCGATCGCCGACCCGGTCACCGCCCTCGTCTTCGGCGCGGCGGCGCCGGTCACCGCCTCCTTCGTCAACGGTGAGCAGGTCGTCGAGAACGGTCGGCTGCTGCACGTCGACGAGGACACCATCGCCCGCTCCACGCGGGACGAGGCCCAGCGCCTCGCGCGGATCACCGCGCAGGCCTGA